CCCATTGACGTAGGGCCAGGATGATCAACGCTGGGATGCCCACGAGGGCGACGGCGATGGCGACGAAGATCATGGTTCCTCCTCCCTCCAGCGTCGGGTGGGTACTGAGGAGGGGCGAGGGTCGTAGGTCGCCGGGCCCGGGGCCGTAGGTCCCGGCTCAAGGCGTCGTCGGGACTCAGTCGTCGCCGACGTGGGAGTCGCGCACCTCGCGGTGCTTGCGAGCCGTCGCCCGGAGCTGGTCGTCGGGCGCGTCCTCGAGGCTGATCACCGAGTTGTCGGCGTCGGGCAGGGCGGCCAGGATCTCGTCGAGCTTGCGCTGGGTGGCCTCCTGCTCGCGGGCCTGCGTGTGCTGGATGACGAAGACCATCGCCAGCGTGATCGCCGCGACCAGGGTCTGGAAGACCCGTTCCAGCCGGGTGGGGAACTGCAGCCACAGGGAGAAGAGCACCCACAGCAGGTCGAGGCCCACGATCGTGAGCGCGACC
This genomic window from Nocardioides cynanchi contains:
- a CDS encoding low affinity iron permease family protein; translated protein: MSSGSGTTSTGKRPTSRLLHVLDDLSSTSWVALTIVGLDLLWVLFSLWLQFPTRLERVFQTLVAAITLAMVFVIQHTQAREQEATQRKLDEILAALPDADNSVISLEDAPDDQLRATARKHREVRDSHVGDD